TTCACGGTGGCGGAATTGAAACTCATTGCATGCAGGGTAGTATGGAGCATTACTGATGATAGGCTGCAACAAGCTGCTGATAAGATTGTAGATTGGATATATCAACGATCAAAAGCATTTGTTCAATTTGGATTTGAACTGTGCACACACTATTTTACTAAGGAGAAGATCACCTTCGATTTATTGTGAAGGGAAGGACATTTCTGCAATGGTTATACTCCTTCGAGAACTGGTAATCATCATGGCCAAAACATGCTTACCAGAACTCAATGTAAGGTGGGACTTTTACCCGACCACCATAAAAATGAAGGAACAGGGGACTCATGTCTCAATATAGACGTGCCTATATGCCGGGGGGAACTCGCTTCTTCCCGGTTGTGACCTTCAACCGGCGTCAGTTTTTGACAACCGAGCTGGCACGGCGATGCTTGCGTTCGGCATGGGAGCACGTGCAAAGATATCACCCGTTTCGGGCGGAAGCGGTTTGCCTTTTGCCTGATCACCTGCATTGTCTTTGGACTCTTCCCCCAGGTGATATGGATTTCTCAAGGCGGTGGAGGATAATGAAAGGTGTATTTTCCAAGCAGTATCTTGCTGCTGGTGGCTTCGAGGCAAAGCGGAACAATTCACGGGAACGTAAGGGAGAAGTTGCATTATGGCAAAGGCGCTTCTGGGAGCATTTGATTCTGGATGAAGAGGATTTTCAGAGGCACTTTGACTATATCCACTTCAATCCTGTAAAACACGGCCATGTTGATGAACCAGCAAAATGGCCTTGGTCAACATTCTGCAAGCATGTGCGATTAGGGCATTATGATCCAGGATGGGGTGCCCAGGAGCCGAATTCAATCAAGGGATTAGCATGCTGGGGGGAGTAAAAACTTTGCAGGTAGCACCTAATGGGTTGCCGGTGGGGCACAAGCCCCACCCTACGGTACCGGATACTTCAGCGTACAGTTGACTGCCCAATCATACAATGTGCGGCCAAGTTAAAAAAAACCGACTTGGGACGAACTGTACTGCAAATCGGCGGCAGCCCCTTTAAAATGTAGGGTGGGGGCTTTTCGCCCCACCAAACACCGCACGCGATCTCATTGTCAAGCCTAACCGGCGGGAGATATATCGCGCTGTAAGTTAACTGCATATGAAGAATGATGAGAATACTGAGAAAAAGGAAAAAATACATCCCTTGCTGCCTGCTCCCGCAGGCAGCAAGGTCAGTGATTCAACAAAGACAGATGAGGCGCTAAAAGCTGATAAGGTCAAGAATCGAAAGAGCAAACTGCCCCTCCCTGCCAAGGGTGCCAGCATCCTCCTCTGCTTTATCTCCCCTGCCCTGCTCTTTCTTAGCTGCCTTGCGGCTGGAATCTTGAGTTTCAGCTATGGGCAAAACCAGGCGTTGCACCACCCTGCCCTATCGATTGCCCTATCCCTTTCGGCTTCCGAGGCAACTCCTCCAAGGCACCTTTCGCCCCCCCGAAAGGCCAATGTCACTAACTTAAGGATTATCCACGACCAACGCCCCTCACCTGCCACAGAGACTCTCTGCCAGCCCTCTCCCCAAAGGGGCGAGGGGGAAAAGCGCTGCCCCAAGTTAATACCATTGCCCCAAAAGGCCCCATCTCGGCCTGTCCCCCCTGCCCCCACATCTCCACCGCAAAGCGAGGATATTGCCATCACGATCAGTTACCCTCAGAAATCCAAGCTGACCACTCCATACCGGCAGATTTTCCTGGAAGGAAAAATTCAGGCCAGGCACGGCCTGCGGCGGATAGAATTCAATGGCCGGGAGCTTTTCAACAAGGCCGTGCTTGATAAGCTCATTCAGCAATCCTGGACGACAAAGCTTGACCAGGGGGGCGATAAAGCTTCTGCCAGGCCAACTCAAACCTCATCGAAGCTGCAAAAGACCTTAGCGGGCAGCCTGGAAAATTATAACCTGTACTGCCTGAACCAGGTCTGCTCCCTGAAGGAAGGCGATAACAAGCTCTATCTCGTGGTGGAGGACAATGCAGGTCATAAGGCCACCAGACGGTTCGATATCTGCGCTGCTCCTCTTGTGCCAACTCCTCACCGGATGATCCTGGCGCTTCTTCCACCATCCCCAAAATCAGGCGCGGGCAAGGATGACGATCTCGATGATTACATCCATCACCGGCTCGGTGAGGCTATCACCCGCCAGGCACGGTTTCATCTGGTCGAGCGGAGCAAGCTCCCCTGGCTGCTGATTGAAAAGGCCATCCAGACATCCTCTGGCGGCCATCAATCCGTCAGCGACCACCAAAGAGAAATTTTCCGGCAGGAAATTACCCGACAGATCGGCCAGCTTACGCCAGCCGAAGGGATACTGTTCATCGAAGTACACAAAAGCGGAGACGGCCTCGAGATTCAAGGCCGTCTGGTGAATCTGGAGAGCACCACCCTGGCCTTTCACCGGGTGTTCACCCCGATTCAGGAGCCGCAGGGCGATCAGGATTTCGGGGAGCTGGATACTATCATCTCCGGTTTAGCCATGAAATTCCGCGATTCCTTCCCCCTTTTGACCGGAACCATACTGGCCAGGGAAGGATCGATCATCGAGGTGGACCTTGGTTCAGAAAAAGGGGTGTTCTGCGGAATATGCTATAATATATTTACAGCAGACAGACAGGAGCTGCTCTGCCGGGCAATTGTCCAGGAGGTGGCCAGGGATGTATCCAGGGCCAGGGTTATTGAAGCAGATATGAGCCGGAAGATCAGGGCAGGCTGCCGGGTGAGCACCCGATGAAATAAAAGATGTACAGGGATAGAAAGCAGTAAAAGATGTGCAGGAACAGCAGTAAGAAAACATACACAACTCTTTGGGAGACAGCCTTTTTCCTTATCATAGCTCTCCTTCTCCTCATCGCCCTCCCCTCCCCTCCCGGCCACTGTCATCAGGAGAAGGTGAATTTTGGACTGACAGGCAGGTTCGGTTATAATGGAGCGATCATATGCGGGGAAATTTACCGTCACCGGAGCCGCGGCCAGACTTATGTTTACTGCGGGACCCAGGAAGGGCTGGTGATCATCGACATAACCGATCCTGCATCCCCCCGCATGGTGTCCTTCTTCGAGTTTGGAAAAGTCCATGCGATCAGCTTCTACCATCCGTCTGGCGAAGCCTCCGAATTTGCCCTGCTCCTGAAGGAAACAGGGGATACAGGGGAAATGGTCACACTCTCCATCGACGACCCCGCCCACCCTGCCTGTGCCGGCCGCTACAGTTTCCCCGAATATCCCCGCCGGATTTCTGTCTTTGACCATTATGCCTGCGTGGCGAATGAATCGCGCGGTCTGGTCATTCTCGACCTTCGCGACCCGGCCCGTCCGGTCTATGCAGGCGGATATCATACTCCGGGGCAGGCCAGGGATGTTGCCATATTTGGTCATTATGCCTGTGTGGCTGATGGCCCTCGCGGCCTGACCGTGATCGACCTGACCAATCCGGCTGATCCCCGCTATGCAGGCGAAAATCCGCTCGATATCAAAGACCTTGGCCCATGGATAGAGCACAAAAAAAATGCCTCGACAGTGGCCATGTATGACCACTACGCCTGCCTTGGCTTTCAATCGAAGGGAGGAGTAGCGATCGTTGACCTGAGCGATCCGGCCAACCCCTCGCTGGTCAGTTGGTTCACGACCGAAGGCGAGGCCAGAAAAATCGCCGTCAGCGGCCACTATGCTTATGTGGCTGACGATTCAAAAGGGCTGGTCATCATCGACCTCCATGATCCGGTAAAACCCGCCAGGGTGGATTCTGCCATGACAGGCCAGGAGGGAATCCCGGAGAGTGGCTCCGAGGGAGGTGCCCGGGACATAGCCGTATCCGGCAGCTTCGCCTCCCTGGTCAGTCGGTGGGGGAGCAGCCTGGCCATTCTGACTCTCCCGGATCCGTCCGCCCCTTCCGTGGCGGGCAGATACACGACGGAAGGATATGCCAGGGCAGTGGCTGTGTCTGGGCATCATGCCCTGGTGGCTGACGAGAAAAACGGCCTGATGATCGTCGAGGTCACTGATCCGGCCAGGCCGGTTTTGGCCGGGCACTGCTGCACCGCTGGATCGGCCAGTGACCTTGCAGTCTTTGGCAATTATGCCTGTGTGGCTGATGGACCGCGGGGTCTTGCCATCATCGACCTGAGTGATCCCGTTCGGCCCCGACAGGCAGGCGGCTATCATGATCAGAGGATGGTAGCCTGGGATGTTGCAGTATCTTCCCGCTATGCCTATGTGGCTGCCGACAGGCAGGGACTGGTGATTCTCGACCTGTCCGATCCTGACCACCCCACCCTTGCCGGAAGCTGTGCTACGGGAGGGACTGCCTATGGTCTTGCCGTCAGCGGCGACTATGCTTATGTGGCTGTCTGGAACGGTCTGGTGATCGTCAATATCCATGATCCTGTTCATCCGGTCCTGAGCGGCAGGTACAATCACGCTGATCTGACTGCTGCCCTGGATGTGGCTGTTTCCGGAAATCACGCTTTTGTGGCTGCCGGAGCCAGCGGCCTTTTCATTATCGATGTCAGCGACCCGGAAAGTCCGAAACTGGCTGCCCGGTATAATCCCCCAACTCTGGAGAACCATAAATCCGGGGTCCAGAGGGTGACCCTGTCCGGCGGCCATGCTTATCTGGCTGCCGGGACAGACGGACTGGTTGTGCTCGATGTCAGCGATCCGGCAAGACCCATCCTGTGCGGCCGGGAAGACACGCTGGGTCTGGCCTCGGGTATCGCCATCCATGAGGATTATGAGGATTATGCCTTTGTGGCTGATGCGGATGGGGGGCTGGCCATATACCGGATCATCGACTCCCCTGCTCCTTCGGGCAACCTGATCGTTCTCCCCAGCGGTCCGGCTTCGGCAGCCAACCCGCTCTGGCTTCCCGGCCAGACCCTGGCCAATCTTGCCTGTTCCACTTTTCTGGACCAGGGTTTTCCCCGCTACTCACTGTACTATCTGAGCCCTGATCCGTATCCTGACCTTGACCAGAACGGCTTTCCCGATCCTCTGCTGGTGCGGGATTCCGACCCTTCAGCGGCGGACCTCGATCATGCACTCACTGACTGGGCTGTAAATCGCCTGGACAGCGGCCCTCTCTACCTCTACTTTCCGGGGCAGGGAACCGGCGAGACGTACCGGATTCTTGGCGATGAAACCATCAGGAGTGGTAATTCTGGTAACCTCCCGGACCAGGAACAGGATGATACCGGCAGCCTGAAAGACTGGCTTGACAGTTTTCAGAAAGAGACGGGCCGGGACGTTATCTGCCTTCTGGAATTTGCCTCCTCAGGTTCTTTTGCCGCCAGGCTCATGGATTCAAATACCGCCCCCTGCACCCGGACCATCATAAGCTGCACTGACTCCGGACCATCATCCCTCGATCCGGACGGCAGGTTTTCCTTTACCGGCCAGTTTCTCAGGCTGCTTCGCACATCTTGGTCATCACCGCGGCCTGGGCTTTTCTCAGGCTCCGGGCCGGAGGCTCAAGGCTTGAGAATATCGCTTCTCCAAGCCCTTTTTTCCGAAGCCAGGGAGTCTTTTTGGGCGTCAGGCCTGCCCTGGAACACGCAGCCGCCCCAGATGATAACCGCCCGCGGTGCCAATACCCTGGTGAGCATCAGCCTGTCGGTGGCAGACTCCAGCAGCCGCTCGACCGCAGCCACCGGGAGCGACTCCGACATCGTCGGCCCCGCTCCGGTCACGATCACGGACCCAGGCCAGCGCCTTGTGCTCAGGGCCACCGGCCACTACCTTGACGGCAGCAGCCGGGACCTGAGCGGATGCGTTTATTATCAGGCTTCAGACCCATCTATCCTTTCCGTAACTCAGGAGGGGGAGATTTATCCTGACCCCAATACCGGCTATAATGGCCTTGCCTTTGTCATGGCCACCATCATCGATCCTGACTTTGCCCAAAGCGGAGAGGGGGATTCTATCGGTCACCCCCACCCAGTCTCCCCCCTCAAGGGGGAGGAGTCAAGAGGAATCCTCCGCAAGGGGGAGAAGCGTAAAGATACCCCGCCCCTGGGCGGGATCACCGGGCGTATCCCGGTCAGGGTGGCCATGCCTGCCGGAAAGGAAAAGAATACCTTGCCCAGGGCCATTATCGTGGCCGGAAGGGCCAATGATCCGGCAGGCTATGATTACCTGGGGGAAATCATTTCCCATACGGCCAGTTATGCCTATGACACTTTCATCGAGCGGGGCTACAGCCCGCAGAATGTCTGCTACCTGAACCATGACCAGACTCAGCCGGGGGTGGTGCACCTTTCGCCTGATCAGACTTTCGCTCAAGTTCTTGAGGCCATATTCACCAGAGCGGATAATCCTTATCTTGATCTCGAAGGCCTGACTGACCTGACTATCCTGCTCATCGATCACGGCCAGCGAAACACGTTTTTCCTGGGGCCAGACAGTGACCAGACCATATCCCCGGTTATCCTGGATCAGTGGCTGGACAGCCTCCAGAAGAGATGCCCGTCAGCCAGGATAACGGTCATTGTCGAGGCCTGTTTTTCGGGAGGGTTTCTCGATCCGTTGATCCGGGGGGCTGAAAAGAGAACGGTCATTGCCTCGACTGACGATGTCGATACCTACCTGGCAGCCGATGGCATGGTTTCCCTGACCTCGTTCCTCTTCACCCATCTGCGAAGCGGGGCCAGCTTCCAGGATGCCTTCGACCAGGCCCGGACGGAGCTGGCATCGGTCAGTTGGGGAGGCTTGCAGCATCCTGTCCTGAAAAGTACCGAAGGCAGCCAGACCGCAGATCAACTCTATCTTGGCAGCCCGTTTTTCCTCAGCCAGGGCCAGCCGCAGATACTTCAGGTATCGGGACTTTCCGACCCCAATCATCCGCTGGTTCCCCGAAAGCCTGTCGAGCTCTGGGCCAGGGTGGCAGATCATGAGGGAGCCCCTGTGACAAGCGTCTTTGCCCTCATCGGCAATTCCCAGGCCGCTGTCCGGTTTTCAGGCTCGTCGCAAACTCCCCTGATGGCAGCGGATATGACCAGGGTGGACCTCGCCTACAATCCCGACCGCGGCCGGTATGAGGGCGTGTATGAAGGATTTCCCTCCAGCGGCCCCTATACCGTTCTGTTCATGGCCAGAGACTCAACCGGAATGTTTTCTCATCCACGGACCGTCTATCCGAAGGTAGAGGGCGGCGATCAGGCCTCCAGCCCGGCAGAATATGCCCTCCTGGTCTATGACGACGACTGCCCGGAGTGCGCCCGTCAGGCGGAGCTCGCCCAATGGGTACTGGAAAAGAGGCGGGTTCCCAAAGAGAATATTATCAAGCTGTGCGGCAGGGAAAATCTTTCCTCTCAGATGGCTTTTCTTCTGACCGGCCCGGCAGAATCTGCCTCCCCTGCCTCTTCCGCTCCCCTCGATCATCTTCTCCTCTTCCTCATTTCCGGGGGAGACCTGGCTGACCTCGACGGCCCGGCCCTGAGCCGGAAACTGGATGAAATCCAACAGGCCAGAGGCTGCACCATCATCAGCCTGATCGATGCGGACGATGCGGACAGGTTTTTACCCATCCTGAAAGGGCCGGGAAGAATCACCATCAGCAGCGGCGGCACTGGCGATTCCGCCAGCGCAGACCTATCCTTCTCCCGCTTCTTCTTCTCCGGCATTTACCGCGGCCTGGATGTGTTTCGGGCATACCAGGCAGCATGTCTGGCCGTTAGTTACTTCTCAGGCACAAGACCGCTGCCGCTCCTTGACGACAACGGAAACGGCCAGGGCCCGGAATATGGGCCGGACTATGACGGCCGTCTGGCCAGCGGCATCTATCTTGGCGCACCTTTTGAGCCGCTACCGCCAGCCCCGGAAATCGATCTTTCCCCGTGTGTGTACCTCGATGGCCGGACGGGGAGAATCGCTCCTATCCAGGTCAGGGCGCAGGATGCCGGAAGCAGGGTTTTTGCATTGATCACCGCGCCTGACGGATCGAGCAGCCCGGTTGATCTGATGTATGACCCCAATACCGGCATGTTCGGGGCAGAATATGCCGGATTCACCGATAAGGGAGTCTACCGGGTAGTGGCATACGCCGAAGGACAGAGCGGACTCACCGACTTCGGTGAGACCCGCTATATAGTCCTCTGGCCGGATGAATTCGAGGCTGATGACAGCAGGGAGCGGGCTACAGCCCTGTTGGTCAATCAGCCATGCCGGGAGCACAGCTTCCATGATCCTTCCGATGAGGACTGGAGCTATTTTTATGCCTATGCCGGACTCAGCTACGAGGTCAAGGTCAGCACAAACTGGTCTGGCTGTCCGGTGCGGGTCGAGGTCCTGTCACCGGATGGGTCCCCTGTTGGCGAATCTTCCCCTTCCGTAGGTTTTACTGCGCTTGAGAGCGGCTTTCACCTGGTCAGGATCAGCTCTACCTGCGCGGACCTGCCCGCAGACTATCCCTCCTACGGGCTTTCGGTGATTTCTCTTGCGGCCGGAACAGGCGGGGCCTGGGGCTGGGTCAGGGATGCCGATACCGGAGCGGGTATTGTCGGGGCAACCATCTGTTCTGCTGCCGGACAATGTACGACCAGCCTTGAGGAATGGCGGTCACAAGATCCATCAGCGGCCATCAGACATGTGGACGCCGGCTTCTACTTCATGGATGCCCTGCCGAGGGCGAGTGCAGGATTGACTCTGACCGCCAGGGCTATCGGCTATCTGCCGCACAGCGAGGTGATATTCGACTATGACGAGGATATCCTCAGCCTGACCTTTTATCTTCATCGCGACCCTGAAACTCCGTACCAGCAGCCTCCAACAGATCCGGTGACTGTCCAGAGAACGGTCGGGATCATGAGCCGCGAAGGAGCGAAAATCAGGGTGAATGTGCCCCTGTCCGAGGGGCTGAACCTCTTCTCTCATCCGAATGCCGCTCCCAGCCCCCCATATAGTGTCAAGGATTTCATGGGGACCTACGGGCAGGCTGATCAGGCCGAAGGTCCCTGCTTTTCAGGCATCGGGCATTACAATGCAGCTCTCGGCAGGCAGGAGACGTGCTTTTTCGTTCCTCCCGCTCAGGGAGCTTCGGGCACCTGGTCCCCTAATTGCTCCAACCCCTTTCCCATGGTTTCGGGTGAAGGCTATGCATTGTATATGCGGCGGGGAAGAACCCTGAATTTTCCGCTTCCCATGCCGAATCCGCCGATCGACCTGAAGCAGGGGCAAAACTGGGTGGGTATTTCCGACCCGCCTTCTGGCTACTCATCGTATCTGATGCTTCAGGATATCGGAAGTGCCAGGGAAGTATCCAGCATCTTTGGCTTCGATCCTGAGACCGGCAGGTGGAAAATTACCTACTGGGACCATGACCGGCCAGCCGGAGACAACTTCCCGATCAGGCCAGGGGTAGGTTGTATAGTCCATATGACCGGCGAGAGGCTGAAGTGGCTGCCGGGAAGGAGGAAGTGAAGGATATGGTTATTCAGCAGGGAAATGGACGATACCGCCAGGGTGCCGTGTTGTCCATCACGATCACCGCGATTATTGCTACCGTCTCGATTACCGCAGGCCCCTTGTCTGGTTTCACCAATGAATGCCTGGCCCGGCCTGTCTGGGATTCGGTATATGAGGACAGGATTGGCTCTGACGACGCAAGCCACGCAGAATTTGGCGACCTCTCCTATGGCAATGAGGCGGTCATCGATTACCGGGTTGGCGATGACTGGATCAGGTTCCCGTGCAGGCTCAACACCAGACAGCACACGCCGCATACCGTCAATATTCTGTTCGAGACAAGCTGGGCTGACGGCGGTGCCTGGAGTCTGGTTCTGGCTGCCAGTGCGATAGATTCACCCGTAAGTCAGCGTCTTGGTGTCTGCTTCGATGGCTATCCGGTCCATCCTCCGGGAGGGGAGGAGATTCAACCGGGAACCTTTCAGGAGCATATCTTCTGGCTGGGATATATAGCCCCGGGCCGGCACAGGATCACCCTGAGCAATGAAACAGACCCCAATTCCCTGGAAAATCCCGGTGACAACTACGGGACTTATTTCGATTACCTCAAGCTGGTTCCCGGCAGCAGAATCGGCCTTTTTCTGGCCGCCGACACCAATGCTGCGGTCGCGCTGACAGGCTTTACCGCCCTGGCCGCGAACGATCCGGCCATCTCCGGCTCCGGGCCGCCGAAAGCAAACTTTTATGCCGGATATTGGAAATTCACCATCACCGGCCTTGAGCCGGCTGGCAGCGTGAAAATCGAGATACACTGCCCGCCGGAATCATTCTTTCCTCTTCAGAAATACTACAGCTACGGCGGCCCTGCACAGGGATGGAGATCACTGGCTGCCAGCAGCATGGATCAGGCACGGTCCATCGTTACTGTCACCCTCTCCGATGGAGGACCGGGCGATGGCGATACAACCCCGGACGGCTCCATTTCTCATACCGGAGGGATTGCGGTTCCCGTATCCCTGGGAGAAGGTTATGACTATCAGGGCTGCTTTATCTCCAGCCTGAAACAGGGGCAGGCATCTTCTGGCCAGGTCATCGATGGCAGGAAGAATCTTCTGTTTCGCCTGCTCCCTGGAGTGCGATGGTACAATGGCGATGTAATAAGGAAGTGCAAATAAGCCCTGACTTTCTATTTGACCGATATCTCAATTATTGGTATTCTTACTATGTCCTGGAATATAAGATTGG
The sequence above is a segment of the bacterium genome. Coding sequences within it:
- a CDS encoding transposase; its protein translation is MPGGTRFFPVVTFNRRQFLTTELARRCLRSAWEHVQRYHPFRAEAVCLLPDHLHCLWTLPPGDMDFSRRWRIMKGVFSKQYLAAGGFEAKRNNSRERKGEVALWQRRFWEHLILDEEDFQRHFDYIHFNPVKHGHVDEPAKWPWSTFCKHVRLGHYDPGWGAQEPNSIKGLACWGE
- a CDS encoding choice-of-anchor U domain-containing protein, whose product is MYSPYDRREAEVAAGKEEVKDMVIQQGNGRYRQGAVLSITITAIIATVSITAGPLSGFTNECLARPVWDSVYEDRIGSDDASHAEFGDLSYGNEAVIDYRVGDDWIRFPCRLNTRQHTPHTVNILFETSWADGGAWSLVLAASAIDSPVSQRLGVCFDGYPVHPPGGEEIQPGTFQEHIFWLGYIAPGRHRITLSNETDPNSLENPGDNYGTYFDYLKLVPGSRIGLFLAADTNAAVALTGFTALAANDPAISGSGPPKANFYAGYWKFTITGLEPAGSVKIEIHCPPESFFPLQKYYSYGGPAQGWRSLAASSMDQARSIVTVTLSDGGPGDGDTTPDGSISHTGGIAVPVSLGEGYDYQGCFISSLKQGQASSGQVIDGRKNLLFRLLPGVRWYNGDVIRKCK